In Serratia liquefaciens ATCC 27592, the genomic stretch GATCCGTCAGGGAACGCCGGTTAGCCTGAGCACCGCCTCCTCCGATACCTGGATCACCACCAAGGTCCGTTCACAGCTGCTCACCAGCGATACGGTGAAGTCATCCAACGTGAAAGTGACCACTGAAAATGGCGAAGTGTTCTTGCTGGGCCTGGTCACCCAACAGGAAGGCCAGTCTGCGGCGCAGATCGCCAGCCAGGTGAGCGGCGTGAAACACGTCACCACCGCCTTCACCTTCGTTAAATGATCCTTCAGGCAAGGGGCCTTCCCCTTGCCGCTTTTCTGCACGCTCCCCGCTGTTGTACCCTGGTTTAATGAGTCGCGTTTAAAGTCATCTCTCACTTCATTACGGATAAAATTCAAATGGACAGAATTTTAATCGGTTTTCTCACTGCCGTTTCTTTATTCACCGCCGGAGTTTCCGCCGCCAATCCGCCGCAGGAAGCGCCCCGCGCCGAGCACGCCCCGGCCCCGATGGCCGATCAAACCGTTGCTACCGAAGGCGCGATCACGGTCAACCAGGTAAAAATCAATTATCAGGCGCAAACCGGGGTGCTGGAATTGAGTAAAGACGACCCTGAAGATCCCGTGACCGGCATGTTCTATGTCGCGTATTTCAAAAAGAATGAGAATAAGAACGAGAACAGGCCGATTACCTTTATCTACAACGGCGGGCCGGGCTCCGCCTCGCTTTGGCTGCATATGGGGGCACTCGGGCCTAAACGGGTTATCGCTACTCAGCCAGAGAAAACACAGCTGGCGCCTTACCAACTAACCGATAACCAATACAGCCTGCTCAACGTCAGCGATCTGGTGTTTATCGATGCCCCCGGAACGGGTTACAGCCGCTTTTCCAGCAGTGCCGCCAGCCAGCCGGAGAGAGCGCAGCAAAAATCACAGAGTGCCAGCAACGTTTATGGCGTCAACGGCGATGCTCAGGCTTTTTCTCAGTTTATCGTTCAGTTTCTAACGCATTACCAACGCTGGAACTCACCTAAATATTTATTGGGTGAAAGCTACGGCACTACCCGCTCGGTGGTATTGGCCGAGACGCTAAAAAATCAGAATATCGATCTTAACGGTATTATCCTGATGTCGCAGTTTCTGAACTATGACAATAATGTCGACGATCCCAATCAAAACCCCGGCGTCGATCAGCCTTACTACCTGGCACTACCCACCTACGCGGCCAGCGCGTGGTACCACCAGCGGCTGCCGGGCAAACACCAGAACCTGCAAACCTTGTTAGACCAGGCCGAGAAGTTTGCACTGGGAACTTATGCCCAGGCATTGCTGCAAGGTGCCAATCTGCCTGAAAAAGATCGCCAAACGCTCGCCGAGCAACTTTACCAATTTACCGGCATTTCGGCCGATTATTGGCTCAAGGCCAATCTGCGCCTAAGTGGGCCGGTTTTCGCCAAACAACTGTTGAGCGGCCAGGACGAGACCATTGGCAGAATCGATACCCGCTATCGTGGGCCGTCGCTGGATAATATCGCCGAAACGTCCAATTACGATCCCAACATCAGTGCAATTACTTCCGCCTACGTCGCGCAATTCCACGATTATCTTGGCAAGACGCTGCATTTTAGCGCCGACCAAAACTATCGCGCATTTTCCGATGAGATCTATGACTGGAACATGTCCAGCAACAGCCGCGACAGATCGTTTAACGTGTTGCCGAGCCTGTCGCGGGTGATGAAAATGAACCCGGCAATGAGAGTGATGGTGATAGGAGGGGTTTACGATCTGGCCACGCCTTATTTCGTCGCCAAATATGAGATGAGCCATCTGCCCGTGTCGCCCAAACTACGCGACAATATCCGTTTCTATTGGTATGACACCGGGCATATGCCGTACGTGGATGAACCATCGCTCAAAAAGATGCATGCAGACCTGAGTGCGTTTATCAGTCAAAAACCCTGATACAAAATTCACTGCTAAAGAGACGGCTCCCCTGCCTAACGGTAGGGGAGCATCAGGTTAATCGAGCTTATTCTCTTTCAGGAAACCTTCCCCACCCAACTGGCGCATCTGGCGCATGATCCACTGCTGTCGCTGTATGACATAGCCGGAAGGCGCATTGGCCTTGAAGCGATGTGGATTGGGCAACACCGCCGCCAGCAGTGCGGCCTCCGATGCAGTCAGACGCTTGGCCGGTTTATTGAAGTAGCGCCGTGACGCTTCCTCTACGCCGAATACGCCGTCGCCGAACTCCACGATATTCAGGTATACCGTCAGGATCCGACGCTTGGTCCACACCAGTTCGATGCCGGAGGTCAAACCGGCCTCTAACCCTTTGCGCAACCAACTGCGGCCGTCCCACAGGAACAGGTTCTTCGCGGTTTGCTGCGACAGCGTAGAAGCGCCACGAATGCGCGTGGGCCGACGTTCATTGTGGCTGAACGCCTTTTCTATCGCCGCCACGTCAAAACCCCAGTGATCCGGGAACTTCTGATCTTCCGCCGCCATCACCGCCAATGCCATCTGCGGGGAAATCTCGTCCATCGACACCCAGTCGGAGTGCGCCACATAGCCAAAATCGCCCCTCAGCCAGGCACCGATCTGCCGCTCGACCATCACCGCAGAAAAAGGCACCGGTAAAAAAGCAAATACCAGGATACCCAGCAGCCAGGCGCCAACCACTGCGATCAATCCGCGTTTCAGCCAAAACCATGGCCGGGATAGCATCGATTTGCCCACAGATTTTCTCATTCAGCCAAATCCAGCACCCGTGAAACCAGCTTATCAATCCCGCGGGCGGCCTCACCGATCGATTTCGCCAACATATAGGCCGGCGTGGTCACCACTTTGTTCTCAATATCCACCACGATATCGTCAACCGGGCAAATGACCGGCTCACCGCCCATGGCATCAATCACTTCACCGAGGTCAGGATCGTTGCCAATGGTCAGCCGCACTTGTTGATCCAGCAACTTTGGCAGCAGCGCCGGCGCGATGCACATAAAACCAATTGGTTTATTTGCCTTATGCATTTGTTGCGTTAGCTTCGCTAAATCTTTATCAATCCAGCATTCCGCCCCTTCGCTGGCAAAACTGCTGAGGTTCTTCGCAGCGCCAAACCCACCGGGGACAATCAGGGCGTCCAGTTGGTCGGCATCGGCCTGTGAAAGCGGCTGGATCTTGCCTCTGGCAATGCGCGCGGACTCCAGCAAAACATTGCGCGCCTCTGGCATTTCATCACCAGATAAGTGATTAATAACATGAAGTTGAGGTTTATCAGGCGCAAAGCACACCGCCTGTGCGCCTGCCCGGTCCAACGCCAGCAGCGTCAGGACGGCCTCATGGATCTCCGTACCGTCATAAACCCCGCAGCCACTCAGCACTACACCCACGTTTTTCATCACCCTTCCTCCTGTTGATACTGTCAACTGGTTAGTGCTCGGAGTAGTCAAACACTAATCTACATCACACATTTTAATGAATCTTCTAACAAGAGCGCTTACATTTGCTATGTTGTTGGCTGTATGATGTTTAGGAATTCTCTACAACCTGCTCGACCAGAACACTAAATCCAATACGCAGGTTCACAATTTCCCTGGTGTTGGCGCAATATTCGCGCACCCCGGCCTAGGTCGGGGTCATTTTTTTTCAGCTTCCGCTACCCACGCCCGCAGTACCTGCACGTCGTTACGCCATTCCTGCTTCAGCTCATCCACCCAGTCCTGCACGTTATCCCACCACGCCGGCAACGTCGGGGTTTGAATTTGCTGTGCCAGCTGTTGCAAATGACGCAGCCCCACCGAACCCGCTGCACCTTTAATTTTGTGCCCTTCTTCCGTGATGCCTTTCTGGTCACGCGCGGTCATATTGGAATCCAACACCGCCAGATAGCCCGGCATCATTTGCTCAAACATCTCCAGGCTCTGATGGATCAACTGCGGCCCCACCAGGTCCATGTACTGTTCCAGCATGGTGGTATCCAGTAAAGACTCATTAATCTGCATCGTCTTTTGCTCCATTTTCTTTGTGGTGTGAGAGGGTTGATGATCCCAGTAATGTTTAATCACCTTGGTCAGCGCCGGCACCGACAGCGGCTTGCTCAGCACGTCGTCCATCCCCGCGTCGAGATACTCTTTTTTGTCTTTCAGCACATTGGCAGTCAATGCAACCAGCGGCGGCAATGCCTGCCCGGCATAGCGCTCTCGCAGCAACCGGGCGATATCCAGCCCGGTCATGTCCGGCAATTGGATATCCAGCAACACCAGATCGAACTCGTCAGGATCAAACATCGCAAGCGCATCCTTGCCGTTCATCGCTACTTCGACGCTGTTGCCCAGCTTCTCCAGCACCGAACGCGCCACAATCACGTTCAGCTCGATATCTTCGACCAGCAGAATATGCAGCGCCGGTAATGGCAGGGCCTCCTCCGCCTGCGTTTCACTTTCCGCTTCCTTCACAGCCGGCGCCTGGATGGTCAAAGTGAAGCAAGAACCGTGCCCTTGCACGCTGTTGACTGTGATATCGCCGCCCATGCTCTGCGCCAAGCGCTTGGAAACCGCCAGCCCAATGCCGGTGCCGGTCGCCGGACGGCCGCCGTGCTGGTCCTTGACCTGATAATACATGGCGAAGATTTTGTCCTGCTCATCCTTCGGAATCCCCATGCCGGAGTCTTCCACCTCAAACACCAACCGATCCTGCTCTTCGCGGCGTACGCGGACCACGATTTGCCCCTGCGGCGTGAACTTCACCGCATTGCCGATCAGATTCCACAAGATCTGACGCAGGCGGGTACCATCGGTGATGATTTGCTGCGGCAGCGGTTGCTGCGGCTCCATCACAAACTGCAGGCCTTTCGGCTGAGCCAACAGGCCGGAGAGGTTTTCCAGGTCCGCCAGGAAGCCGGTGAAATCTACCGGTTGATTGTCGAGCTGCACTTTGCGCCGCTCAAGCTTGTCCATCTCGATAATGTCGTTGAAGATATTGCCCAGGGTAATGGCGCTGACATGGATGGTTTTGAGGTATTTCAGCTGTTCGTCGTTTAACTCGGTATCGAGCAGAATGCGGCTCAGCCCGACAATGCCGTTAAGCGGCGTACGAAGCTCGTGGCTGATCGTGGAGATGAAGGTGGTCTTGTCCCTGCTGGCGTTCTCCAGCGCGTCCTGATAGCGCTTACGCTCAGTTATATCGCGGCCAAAGCCCATCAGCCCATGCCGTTTGCCAACGCGATCGTAAAACGGCACTTTGCGCAGCTCAAAACAGGCCTTGCGCCCGTCCGGATAGACCAGCCACTGTTCGTAGGTCAGCGAAACGTTGTGGCGGAACACTTTCTCATCGGTTTCTATCACCTTTTCGGCGATTTCCTGCCCGTAAACGTCATACGGCGTCAGGCCAATCAGCTGTTTTTCGCTTTTGCCGGTCAGCAGCTCCATCGCCCGGTTACAGCCGGAGAATTCTTTGTCTTCGTTACGGTAATACACCAGATCCGGCGAGGCATCGAGGAAAGAACGCAACAGCGCCGACTGCTGGCCCAGTTCGATTTGCGCCAGTTCGCGCTGTTCCATTTCTTCCGTCAGCTTGTCCATCACCTGCTGGCGTTCTTCTTCCGCCTTGATACGATCGGCAATTTCCTGATTCAGCTGGCTGATGTTGTCCTTAAGCTGCTGGTTCAGCTCCAGATCGCGGTGGCGCATCTCTTCCAGCTTATCTACCAGCCGCGCCAGGCGCTGGCGTGATTCTTCAAGCTGTTCGACCACCACCGACAGAAAGTAGACTGCCCAAGGCGTAATCAACAGGCCGAAGAAGATTGAGCGCACCACGTCGATGCTTTCCACTTCGCCGCGCAGCAGCATGGTCACCGCCATCTGCACCACCATCGCCAGCACCACCAGCGCCGACGCCAGCAGCAGCGAAAAGCGTACCAGCCCCAGTTTTACCATTAAATCAACGTAGTACTGGGCTAACACCCGGATTTGCTTCATAGCCGCTCCCATCAGACAGAATCGTCTAAATCATACCGTAAAACACCGAGGAGATAAGGAAGCAAACGTCGAAGTGTGGGAAAGATTGCAAATCAAAACAGCGATCAAGGGCGATATTGCTGCTTTTCATCCAATCGGCTGCCCTGCCCGCCATGGCGTTGCAAATAGCCGCCGACCGCCTGCATGCCGTTCCAGCGATTTTCGCACCATAACGGTGCCAACAGCGTCGGCCGACGCGCGCTGGCGGAAATACGGTGATATACCACCTCCTTCGGCGTGTGGCGGATCATCTCTCCGGCGCTGGCGGCGTATGCCTCAAGCGACAGTTCAGGCAACCGACCCGCCTGCCAGGCCCGCGCCAGCGTGCTGCCGGTCACGATGTGCAGCGGATGCAACTTGATGCCATCCACGCCGCTGTCCACCACCCGTTGTAACGTGGTCAGATGTTCGGCGGCGCTTTCCCCCGGCAGCCCAACAATCAGATGGCTGCACACCTTCAGCCCGCGTTCGCGCGCCAGCCGGGCGGTGTGCTGATAACAGGAGAAATTGTGGCCGCGGTTAATGCGCTTTAGCGTTTTATCGTGCGCCGTCTGCAGCCCGAGTTCCAGCCACACTTCGTAGCCTTTTTCGCGGTAACTCGCCAGCAGATCCAGGGCGGCAGGTGGCACGCAGTCCGGCCGGGTTCCAACACAAATGCCGACCATATCCGCCTGTCCCAGCGCCTGGCGGTACATCTCCGCCAGCAGATTCACTTCTGCATAAGTACTGGTATAGGCCTGGAAATAGGCCAGGTAGCGTTTTGCGCGATTCACCCTGTCGGCCTGTAGCGCCAACTGTTCGGCGATGCTTTGATACTGCATCTGTTCATCGGCAAAAGAAGCGACATTGCAGAAGGTACAGCCACCACGCCCCAACGTGCCGTCGCGATTCGGGCAACTGAACCCGCCGTGCAGGGTGAGTTTATGGATCTTTTCGCCGTATCGCCGCTGAAGGTCGGCACCAAACATATTGACTAATTGCGGCAACTGCATAATCTTGGGGGTCTCTGTGCTCAAAGCCCGTGATGCTAATAAAAAACGGCTTTTCCCGCGATGACAGAGATCAACGCTTTCTCCGCAAGGCTTCACCAAGCATAACTATTCATTATAAATGCAAATAAAATCATCTTGGCCGAGATGAATTTTTCTTATTTCCACGCAACCGTTAACGCCAGTATGACAAAGCGATGAAAAATAGTTGTAAAAAACAAAAAAGAATAAATTATTAGAATAAAACTCTGACATTCCCACCCGCACTAGCATGGTGCAGAGATTCAGGCGTTGCACTATAGTGAGACAGCTCACATTTCTTCGGGGGATGACACTCCTCCATGCAAGCTTAAAAAACGCCAAAAAACAATTAATATCAAATAATTAAATACAGTTATTTCATTAAAAAACCCCCTTAGGCCTATATTTGACCTGCGTATTC encodes the following:
- a CDS encoding S10 family peptidase; this encodes MDRILIGFLTAVSLFTAGVSAANPPQEAPRAEHAPAPMADQTVATEGAITVNQVKINYQAQTGVLELSKDDPEDPVTGMFYVAYFKKNENKNENRPITFIYNGGPGSASLWLHMGALGPKRVIATQPEKTQLAPYQLTDNQYSLLNVSDLVFIDAPGTGYSRFSSSAASQPERAQQKSQSASNVYGVNGDAQAFSQFIVQFLTHYQRWNSPKYLLGESYGTTRSVVLAETLKNQNIDLNGIILMSQFLNYDNNVDDPNQNPGVDQPYYLALPTYAASAWYHQRLPGKHQNLQTLLDQAEKFALGTYAQALLQGANLPEKDRQTLAEQLYQFTGISADYWLKANLRLSGPVFAKQLLSGQDETIGRIDTRYRGPSLDNIAETSNYDPNISAITSAYVAQFHDYLGKTLHFSADQNYRAFSDEIYDWNMSSNSRDRSFNVLPSLSRVMKMNPAMRVMVIGGVYDLATPYFVAKYEMSHLPVSPKLRDNIRFYWYDTGHMPYVDEPSLKKMHADLSAFISQKP
- the mtgA gene encoding monofunctional biosynthetic peptidoglycan transglycosylase; translation: MRKSVGKSMLSRPWFWLKRGLIAVVGAWLLGILVFAFLPVPFSAVMVERQIGAWLRGDFGYVAHSDWVSMDEISPQMALAVMAAEDQKFPDHWGFDVAAIEKAFSHNERRPTRIRGASTLSQQTAKNLFLWDGRSWLRKGLEAGLTSGIELVWTKRRILTVYLNIVEFGDGVFGVEEASRRYFNKPAKRLTASEAALLAAVLPNPHRFKANAPSGYVIQRQQWIMRQMRQLGGEGFLKENKLD
- the elbB gene encoding isoprenoid biosynthesis glyoxalase ElbB, whose protein sequence is MKNVGVVLSGCGVYDGTEIHEAVLTLLALDRAGAQAVCFAPDKPQLHVINHLSGDEMPEARNVLLESARIARGKIQPLSQADADQLDALIVPGGFGAAKNLSSFASEGAECWIDKDLAKLTQQMHKANKPIGFMCIAPALLPKLLDQQVRLTIGNDPDLGEVIDAMGGEPVICPVDDIVVDIENKVVTTPAYMLAKSIGEAARGIDKLVSRVLDLAE
- the arcB gene encoding aerobic respiration two-component sensor histidine kinase ArcB; the protein is MKQIRVLAQYYVDLMVKLGLVRFSLLLASALVVLAMVVQMAVTMLLRGEVESIDVVRSIFFGLLITPWAVYFLSVVVEQLEESRQRLARLVDKLEEMRHRDLELNQQLKDNISQLNQEIADRIKAEEERQQVMDKLTEEMEQRELAQIELGQQSALLRSFLDASPDLVYYRNEDKEFSGCNRAMELLTGKSEKQLIGLTPYDVYGQEIAEKVIETDEKVFRHNVSLTYEQWLVYPDGRKACFELRKVPFYDRVGKRHGLMGFGRDITERKRYQDALENASRDKTTFISTISHELRTPLNGIVGLSRILLDTELNDEQLKYLKTIHVSAITLGNIFNDIIEMDKLERRKVQLDNQPVDFTGFLADLENLSGLLAQPKGLQFVMEPQQPLPQQIITDGTRLRQILWNLIGNAVKFTPQGQIVVRVRREEQDRLVFEVEDSGMGIPKDEQDKIFAMYYQVKDQHGGRPATGTGIGLAVSKRLAQSMGGDITVNSVQGHGSCFTLTIQAPAVKEAESETQAEEALPLPALHILLVEDIELNVIVARSVLEKLGNSVEVAMNGKDALAMFDPDEFDLVLLDIQLPDMTGLDIARLLRERYAGQALPPLVALTANVLKDKKEYLDAGMDDVLSKPLSVPALTKVIKHYWDHQPSHTTKKMEQKTMQINESLLDTTMLEQYMDLVGPQLIHQSLEMFEQMMPGYLAVLDSNMTARDQKGITEEGHKIKGAAGSVGLRHLQQLAQQIQTPTLPAWWDNVQDWVDELKQEWRNDVQVLRAWVAEAEKK
- a CDS encoding TIGR01212 family radical SAM protein (This family includes YhcC from E. coli K-12, an uncharacterized radical SAM protein.), with translation MQLPQLVNMFGADLQRRYGEKIHKLTLHGGFSCPNRDGTLGRGGCTFCNVASFADEQMQYQSIAEQLALQADRVNRAKRYLAYFQAYTSTYAEVNLLAEMYRQALGQADMVGICVGTRPDCVPPAALDLLASYREKGYEVWLELGLQTAHDKTLKRINRGHNFSCYQHTARLARERGLKVCSHLIVGLPGESAAEHLTTLQRVVDSGVDGIKLHPLHIVTGSTLARAWQAGRLPELSLEAYAASAGEMIRHTPKEVVYHRISASARRPTLLAPLWCENRWNGMQAVGGYLQRHGGQGSRLDEKQQYRP